A stretch of Anaerolineae bacterium DNA encodes these proteins:
- a CDS encoding ABC transporter permease, with translation MRSFVLGATLLGIIVAGAVGSLFLPLSDPLSMDITERLSPPSWRHPFGTDQYGRDLFSRVLRGGIVALGASLISVGIASLIGTPVGFLAGLAGGVLDEIVMRIMDAMQAFPSILLAIAIVAIIGPGPLNAMVAIGLVNVPVFARLARSVVLSLKERDFVLAAEALGSSRFRILWRHILPNGLGPLLVQASVGASTAVLAEASLSYLGLGTQPPHPSWGRMLEEARLFMERAPWIAIFPGLALFLTVLGFNFLGDGLRDLMDPWRRTRS, from the coding sequence ATGAGATCCTTTGTGCTGGGAGCAACCCTTCTGGGGATTATAGTTGCCGGTGCGGTGGGAAGCCTGTTCTTGCCCCTTTCTGATCCTCTTTCTATGGATATAACCGAGCGCCTTTCCCCTCCTTCCTGGCGTCACCCCTTCGGGACTGACCAGTACGGCAGGGATTTATTCAGCAGAGTATTGAGGGGTGGAATAGTGGCTCTGGGGGCAAGTTTAATATCAGTTGGGATCGCTTCCCTGATAGGAACTCCTGTGGGTTTCCTGGCAGGCCTTGCGGGTGGTGTGCTGGATGAGATTGTTATGCGCATAATGGATGCTATGCAGGCTTTCCCTTCCATATTGCTGGCCATAGCCATCGTAGCGATTATAGGGCCTGGTCCTCTGAATGCGATGGTGGCGATAGGTCTTGTGAATGTGCCGGTGTTTGCACGCCTGGCTCGCAGCGTCGTTCTCTCTTTGAAAGAGCGGGATTTTGTGCTGGCAGCCGAGGCCCTGGGTTCCTCCAGGTTCAGAATTCTCTGGCGCCACATTTTGCCCAATGGCCTCGGACCTCTTCTGGTCCAGGCTTCTGTTGGTGCGTCTACTGCGGTCTTAGCTGAGGCTTCTCTCAGTTACCTTGGGCTTGGAACCCAACCGCCCCACCCCAGTTGGGGAAGGATGTTGGAAGAAGCACGCCTCTTTATGGAAAGGGCTCCCTGGATAGCAATTTTCCCCGGACTTGCCCTATTTTTGACCGTACTCGGGTTCAATTTCCTGGGAGATGGTTTGCGGGATCTGATGGACCCCTGGCGTCGTACTCGTAGCTAA
- a CDS encoding inositol-3-phosphate synthase: MGRKKVRVAIIGVGNCASALVQGVYYYRNVPDDALVPGLMHVNMGGYHVGDIEFSAAFDIDVNKVGKDLSEAIFTYPNNTAKFADVPYLGVPVHRGMTHDGLGRYLKQVITKAPGSTADIVKILKDTGTDVVVNFLPVGSEMATKWYVEQILDAGCAFVNGIPVFIAREEYWRKRFEERGLPLIGDDVKSQVGATIVHRVLTKLFRDRGVKIERTYQLNFGGNTDFLNMLERERLESKKISKTSAVTSLLDYEIPPENIHISPSDYIPWLADRKWCYIRIEGRTFGDLPLNLELKLEVWDSPNSAGVIIDAVRCAKIALDRGLKGALIGPSAYFMKSPPVQYPDEVAKQMVEDFIQGKGI, from the coding sequence ATGGGTAGGAAAAAAGTGAGAGTGGCCATCATTGGGGTTGGAAACTGTGCCTCCGCCCTCGTGCAGGGAGTGTATTACTACCGCAATGTCCCGGATGATGCCCTGGTCCCGGGCCTCATGCATGTTAACATGGGGGGCTATCACGTCGGAGATATAGAGTTCAGCGCAGCTTTTGATATTGATGTAAACAAGGTAGGCAAAGACCTATCGGAGGCCATCTTCACCTACCCCAACAATACGGCCAAATTTGCCGATGTCCCTTATCTGGGAGTGCCTGTGCATCGGGGAATGACCCATGACGGCCTTGGCCGTTACCTCAAACAAGTGATAACTAAAGCTCCTGGTTCCACAGCCGATATAGTCAAAATTCTAAAGGATACGGGAACTGATGTGGTGGTTAATTTCCTCCCGGTGGGGAGCGAGATGGCCACCAAGTGGTATGTGGAACAAATCTTGGACGCAGGATGCGCTTTCGTGAACGGCATCCCGGTTTTCATTGCGCGGGAAGAATACTGGCGCAAGCGTTTTGAAGAGAGAGGCCTTCCCCTCATCGGCGATGACGTCAAATCCCAGGTCGGAGCTACCATCGTGCACAGAGTCCTCACCAAACTGTTCCGGGACCGAGGAGTCAAAATTGAACGCACCTATCAGCTAAACTTTGGTGGCAACACAGACTTTCTTAACATGCTGGAAAGAGAACGGCTTGAGTCCAAAAAAATCTCCAAAACCAGCGCCGTAACCAGCCTGCTGGATTACGAAATTCCACCAGAGAATATCCACATTTCTCCAAGCGATTACATCCCCTGGCTGGCTGACCGTAAGTGGTGCTATATAAGAATTGAAGGGAGGACTTTCGGAGATTTGCCCTTGAATTTGGAGCTTAAGCTTGAGGTCTGGGATTCTCCCAACTCTGCCGGGGTAATAATTGATGCAGTAAGATGCGCTAAGATTGCCCTGGATAGAGGATTGAAGGGTGCCCTCATAGGCCCATCAGCTTACTTTATGAAATCCCCTCCCGTCCAGTACCCGGATGAAGTGGCCAAACAGATGGTGGAAGATTTCATCCAGGGCAAGGGTATTTAG
- a CDS encoding ABC transporter substrate-binding protein: protein MRKGMLIATLFLILAVSCARPAETPQAKPVRGGTLVVAISANPDGLDPHKTVAAVTFEVVKNLYDTLVESDTLGNIVPGLAEKWEASPDGLRWTFYLRKGVKFHNGREMTSADVKASFERILNPETKAPRARDYAVIQNIETPDNYTVVFHLKEPQAAFLSNLAYGWASIVPVEEKDLRNRPVGTGPFRFVEWVPDSHIKLERFPDYFIKGQPYLDTVIFKIMPDPAAKLAALKAGEVDVVDQVPPQEVEELKKNPEIKLVQAPSNGIYIMALNNARPPFDKKEVRQAISYAVDKRGVIEAAQWGQGAPIGSHMPPVSPFYVDLTDKYPYNPDKARELLAQAGYGEGFEVTLIMPQPYDFHIRNCEVIADYLKKIGIKVKLETYEWGTWLEKVYKGRDYQATCIGHTGRLDPDPFLNRYVSDSKENYMNYNNPRYDEIMRQAAVITDFQKRKELYAEAQRLLAEDAVALYLMAPLWTVGMRKEVEGWKIYPVDIFDLRTVYKTSG, encoded by the coding sequence ATGAGAAAGGGTATGCTTATAGCAACCCTATTCTTGATTCTGGCCGTTTCCTGTGCCCGTCCTGCTGAAACTCCTCAGGCCAAGCCCGTAAGGGGTGGAACTTTAGTGGTGGCTATCTCCGCCAATCCTGATGGCCTTGACCCTCACAAAACTGTGGCTGCTGTCACCTTTGAAGTGGTTAAAAACCTCTACGATACTCTGGTAGAAAGCGATACCCTGGGGAACATTGTGCCTGGCCTTGCAGAAAAATGGGAAGCATCCCCCGATGGCCTCCGCTGGACCTTCTACCTCCGCAAAGGTGTCAAATTCCACAACGGGCGGGAAATGACTTCGGCCGATGTAAAGGCTTCCTTCGAGCGCATCCTCAATCCTGAGACCAAGGCTCCGAGAGCCAGGGATTACGCCGTTATCCAGAACATTGAAACTCCAGATAATTACACCGTCGTCTTCCATTTGAAGGAGCCTCAGGCTGCTTTTCTCTCCAACCTGGCCTACGGTTGGGCATCCATTGTCCCGGTGGAGGAGAAGGACCTGCGGAATCGCCCTGTCGGCACTGGGCCTTTCCGTTTTGTGGAGTGGGTGCCCGATAGTCACATAAAGCTGGAACGCTTCCCTGATTATTTCATCAAGGGACAGCCATACCTGGATACGGTGATCTTCAAGATAATGCCTGACCCAGCCGCCAAGCTGGCTGCCCTCAAAGCTGGCGAAGTAGACGTGGTGGATCAGGTTCCTCCTCAGGAAGTGGAGGAGCTCAAGAAGAACCCTGAAATAAAGCTGGTCCAGGCTCCTTCCAACGGGATTTACATAATGGCTCTTAACAATGCTCGCCCACCCTTTGATAAAAAGGAAGTTCGCCAGGCTATTTCTTACGCGGTGGATAAAAGAGGGGTAATTGAGGCTGCCCAGTGGGGCCAGGGGGCTCCCATAGGAAGCCACATGCCTCCTGTAAGCCCGTTCTACGTAGACCTGACCGATAAATATCCATACAATCCAGATAAAGCTCGTGAGCTTCTGGCTCAAGCTGGTTACGGCGAAGGTTTTGAAGTCACCCTCATAATGCCTCAGCCTTATGACTTCCACATCCGCAACTGCGAAGTCATCGCCGATTACCTTAAGAAAATAGGGATTAAGGTTAAACTGGAAACTTACGAGTGGGGCACGTGGCTGGAGAAAGTCTACAAAGGGCGCGATTATCAGGCTACCTGTATAGGCCATACTGGTAGACTTGACCCCGACCCCTTCCTCAACCGCTACGTGAGCGATTCCAAGGAAAATTACATGAACTACAATAACCCCCGCTACGATGAGATCATGCGCCAGGCGGCTGTCATTACCGACTTCCAGAAACGAAAAGAGCTTTACGCCGAAGCTCAGCGCCTCCTGGCTGAAGATGCGGTAGCCTTATACCTCATGGCCCCCCTCTGGACGGTCGGGATGAGGAAAGAGGTGGAGGGGTGGAAGATTTACCCGGTAGACATCTTTGACCTGCGCACCGTCTACAAGACTTCCGGGTAG
- a CDS encoding class I SAM-dependent methyltransferase → MDEKHVRLGHPSYVWRTGQERRLQLILHYAPVEGKKVLDIGCGIGLYLGKLKEHGAITFGIDVDEEKIAEASVQFHNLAVALAECLPFRSEAFDVVLLHEVLEHVEDDAKAVEEAIRVLRPGGKVVVFAPNRLYPFETHGIFLGKRYFFGNIPLVNYMPNFLRQRLCPHVRAYTSGGLKKLFEGHPVRFVIHTRIYPGYDRIALRRPSLAKWLKRITYALERGPLNAFGLSHFLVAEKAVNSEPCGRERPPGRLPRRLQGARSKISELLCRTLRTPGFAFLFRKAKSRRSL, encoded by the coding sequence TTGGATGAAAAACATGTGCGGCTCGGTCATCCCAGTTACGTATGGCGGACAGGACAGGAAAGAAGGCTCCAGCTAATTTTGCACTATGCCCCTGTTGAAGGGAAAAAGGTGCTGGACATAGGCTGCGGCATCGGTTTATACCTCGGGAAGTTAAAGGAGCACGGGGCAATAACCTTTGGGATAGATGTAGATGAAGAGAAGATAGCCGAGGCCTCCGTTCAATTCCACAACCTTGCAGTTGCTCTGGCAGAGTGCCTGCCTTTCCGGTCTGAAGCCTTTGACGTCGTTCTTTTGCACGAAGTGCTGGAACACGTGGAAGATGATGCAAAAGCTGTTGAAGAGGCGATAAGGGTCCTGCGTCCCGGTGGCAAGGTGGTGGTGTTCGCCCCCAACAGGCTTTACCCTTTTGAAACTCACGGTATTTTTCTGGGCAAAAGGTATTTCTTCGGCAATATACCCCTGGTAAACTATATGCCCAATTTTCTGCGCCAGCGGCTTTGTCCTCACGTAAGAGCATATACTTCTGGGGGGTTGAAAAAGCTCTTTGAAGGACATCCTGTGCGTTTTGTAATCCATACCCGCATTTATCCTGGCTATGACAGAATTGCTTTGCGGCGGCCTTCCCTGGCTAAATGGCTGAAGCGCATAACTTACGCGCTGGAGAGAGGCCCTCTGAACGCTTTCGGGCTCTCCCATTTTTTGGTGGCGGAGAAAGCGGTTAATTCCGAACCCTGCGGCCGGGAAAGACCACCCGGGAGATTGCCTCGCCGCCTTCAAGGGGCGCGCTCAAAAATTTCCGAACTTCTGTGCAGAACCCTGCGGACCCCAGGGTTTGCTTTCCTTTTTAGAAAAGCGAAAAGCCGGAGGTCGCTTTGA
- a CDS encoding ubiquinone/menaquinone biosynthesis methyltransferase — protein MRTPKALFVRSMFSRIAPYYDLMNRLISLTLDQKWRQEMALWAPDSGLVLDLAAGTGDSTLAFLEVKRGAKAVALDFCEEMLRRASPKLRKFSGKFSLVQGDALELPFAPSSFDGVISAFAMRNLSDLRVALGEILRVLKPGSPFICLEITLPPKPLRPAFDLYFGRFVPLMGKLIAHNPEAYEYLPFSVANFISPDGFARLMEEVGFVHVSFRRLFPGAVVLHRGFKPSGSINLG, from the coding sequence ATGCGAACTCCCAAGGCTCTCTTTGTCCGTTCCATGTTCTCCCGCATAGCCCCGTACTATGATCTTATGAATCGCCTCATAAGCTTAACTCTGGATCAGAAATGGCGGCAGGAAATGGCCTTGTGGGCGCCCGATTCGGGATTGGTTCTGGATTTAGCAGCAGGAACTGGAGATTCTACCCTGGCTTTCTTAGAAGTGAAAAGAGGTGCAAAGGCTGTTGCTCTGGATTTTTGTGAAGAAATGCTAAGAAGAGCTTCCCCCAAGCTCAGGAAGTTCAGCGGAAAGTTTTCCTTAGTCCAGGGCGATGCTTTGGAGTTACCTTTCGCCCCCTCATCTTTTGATGGGGTAATATCGGCTTTCGCTATGAGGAATCTGAGCGACTTAAGGGTAGCTCTGGGGGAAATCCTTAGAGTCCTCAAGCCCGGAAGCCCCTTTATCTGTCTGGAAATCACCCTGCCCCCAAAGCCCCTTCGTCCTGCCTTTGACCTTTACTTTGGCAGGTTTGTCCCTCTCATGGGTAAACTCATAGCTCACAATCCGGAAGCTTACGAATACCTGCCTTTCTCGGTGGCAAATTTCATTTCTCCCGATGGATTCGCTCGTCTGATGGAGGAGGTGGGCTTCGTTCACGTTAGTTTCCGGAGGCTCTTTCCCGGTGCTGTAGTGTTGCACCGGGGCTTTAAACCTTCAGGGAGCATAAACCTTGGATGA
- a CDS encoding ABC transporter permease, whose protein sequence is MLRRLISLIIVLWLVSFLTFFLLQVIPGDPAQLILGIEAPPEALESLRARLGLDKPWPLRYIAWLADMLRGNMGMSIRLERPVSALIAERLPVTLSLAFAAMFIALVISFPAGIFSALKWNSPLDYFLLFVTQLGIAIPSFWVGILLILVFSLYFRLFPTGGFVSWWENPLEAFRHLLLPSVSLGLVAAAFLTRMLRSSMLEVLNQAYITVAKAKGLTSYQVIFRHALKNALIPVITLAGIQWSFLMGGSIVIEQVFALPGLGRLLLSAVYTRDIPLIQGLVMFITTVVVVSNFIVDLLYAYLDPRIRLE, encoded by the coding sequence GTGCTGAGGCGTTTGATTTCCCTGATTATAGTTCTCTGGCTTGTTTCCTTTTTAACTTTCTTCCTCCTCCAGGTTATCCCGGGCGATCCGGCTCAGTTGATCCTGGGGATTGAGGCCCCCCCTGAAGCTCTTGAATCATTGAGAGCACGTCTGGGCCTGGATAAACCATGGCCTCTCAGGTATATAGCGTGGCTTGCGGATATGCTCCGGGGCAATATGGGGATGTCAATCCGGCTGGAAAGGCCAGTCTCTGCCCTCATCGCCGAAAGGCTTCCCGTTACTCTATCCCTGGCCTTTGCGGCTATGTTCATAGCCCTGGTCATTTCTTTCCCGGCTGGCATTTTTTCGGCCTTGAAATGGAATTCACCTCTGGATTATTTCCTCTTATTTGTCACTCAGCTGGGCATAGCCATTCCCTCCTTCTGGGTGGGCATCCTTTTGATCCTCGTTTTCTCTCTCTACTTTCGCCTTTTCCCCACGGGGGGATTTGTGAGTTGGTGGGAAAATCCTCTGGAGGCTTTCAGGCACCTTCTCCTTCCATCGGTTTCCCTTGGGTTAGTGGCCGCGGCTTTTCTCACCAGAATGCTTCGTTCATCCATGCTGGAAGTCCTGAACCAGGCATATATTACCGTAGCCAAAGCTAAAGGCTTAACGAGCTATCAGGTAATTTTCCGCCATGCCCTCAAAAATGCTCTCATTCCGGTTATTACTCTGGCGGGAATTCAGTGGAGCTTTTTGATGGGGGGAAGCATAGTTATAGAGCAGGTTTTTGCTCTGCCTGGCCTTGGCCGTCTCCTCCTGAGCGCTGTCTATACCAGAGATATCCCCCTGATCCAGGGACTTGTGATGTTCATAACCACCGTGGTAGTGGTTAGCAACTTTATCGTGGACCTGCTTTATGCCTATCTTGACCCGAGGATAAGGCTTGAATGA